One region of Marivirga arenosa genomic DNA includes:
- a CDS encoding DUF4407 domain-containing protein, protein MNKIRNFFWYCSGADINLLTQCPTDSSKYVGIGVTIIFTGLFAALSAAYAFFTVFDHYFIAIGLGLLWGLMIFNLDRFIVSSMRKSKLKEEFLMAIPRLVLALLISIVIAKPLELKIFEKEINAELGVMQAEMVAAEKEKIITQINQQKESVSKELNSIKNEIALKEKERNELRELARREADGTGGTMKRNPGPIYQIKKANADQSEKELQQLLAQNNPIIQNKISQLNQLDSLQAAEISALNIKDIGGPAARLEALDRLADKSTAIWWANAFIVFLFIAIETSPIFVKLISKKGPYDYLLFNEEYKFKTEAYQYRASTHDSIKKAASNLADKEKKYLKSRLDIDLEDS, encoded by the coding sequence ATGAATAAAATAAGGAATTTCTTCTGGTATTGCTCCGGTGCCGATATCAATCTGTTAACTCAATGTCCTACCGATTCAAGTAAATACGTAGGCATAGGAGTGACTATCATTTTTACTGGATTATTTGCTGCATTGTCAGCAGCTTATGCATTCTTTACTGTATTTGACCACTATTTCATTGCAATTGGCCTTGGTCTCCTCTGGGGCTTGATGATCTTTAATTTGGACAGATTCATTGTCTCCAGCATGCGTAAAAGCAAGCTAAAAGAAGAGTTTTTAATGGCTATTCCCAGATTAGTATTAGCCCTTCTCATTTCAATCGTTATCGCAAAACCGCTGGAACTTAAAATATTTGAAAAAGAAATCAACGCTGAACTTGGCGTAATGCAAGCCGAAATGGTAGCAGCTGAAAAAGAAAAAATCATTACTCAAATTAATCAACAGAAAGAATCAGTCAGTAAGGAGTTAAACTCGATCAAAAATGAAATCGCTCTAAAAGAAAAAGAACGCAATGAATTAAGAGAACTCGCCCGAAGAGAGGCTGATGGTACAGGAGGCACTATGAAAAGGAACCCCGGGCCTATCTATCAAATAAAAAAAGCGAATGCTGATCAATCCGAAAAAGAGCTTCAGCAGTTGTTAGCTCAAAATAACCCGATCATTCAAAATAAAATCTCCCAACTAAATCAATTAGATTCTTTACAGGCTGCAGAAATTTCGGCTTTAAACATTAAAGATATTGGCGGGCCTGCTGCTCGCCTGGAGGCGCTTGACCGACTGGCAGACAAAAGCACTGCTATTTGGTGGGCTAATGCCTTTATCGTATTCCTATTTATAGCCATAGAAACGAGTCCCATTTTTGTAAAGCTTATCAGCAAAAAAGGGCCCTACGACTACCTGCTATTTAATGAGGAGTATAAGTTCAAAACAGAAGCCTATCAATATAGAGCCTCCACTCATGATTCAATCAAGAAGGCTGCTAGTAACTTAGCTGATAAAGAAAAGAAATACCTTAAAAGCCGTTTAGATATTGATTTAGAAGATTCCTAA
- a CDS encoding MFS transporter, with protein sequence MKQERLINRPFIALGFSAFLFFASFNMIIPMLPDFLTSLGGGEYKGLIISLFTITAGLSRPFSGKLADKIGRLPVMIFGATVCFVAGLAYPFVTGIIAFFALRLLHGFSTGFTPTGNAAYVADIVPIHRRGEAMGIIGVAISIGTASGNAIGGYIGSAFPIDYVFYASAITAILSVIILSGMNETLADKVQFNFGLLKLKRHEIIEKRVLVPAIYMALSVFSFGLVLTIMPDYSAHLGISNKGLFFAVFVLASLGVRIFAGKISDKVGRVKVLKVSSFLLAVAMVLIAFSYSLLTLIGAGIIFGLAVGMNSPTVFAWAIDLAEDHKRGKALATLYIFLEIGIGMGAFISGWVYSNDVEFFPRTFYTGAGVALAGFIYLNIATRIKKMK encoded by the coding sequence ATGAAGCAAGAGCGATTGATAAACCGTCCTTTTATAGCACTTGGGTTTAGTGCTTTTTTATTTTTCGCCAGCTTTAATATGATCATTCCTATGCTGCCCGACTTTCTTACTTCATTGGGTGGTGGAGAATATAAAGGTCTTATTATTTCATTGTTTACGATTACAGCAGGTCTTTCAAGACCTTTTAGTGGAAAGCTAGCCGATAAGATAGGTCGTTTGCCTGTAATGATTTTTGGGGCTACAGTATGCTTTGTAGCAGGCCTTGCTTATCCATTTGTAACAGGAATCATCGCATTTTTTGCCTTACGTTTACTTCATGGTTTTTCTACAGGGTTTACCCCTACAGGTAATGCAGCTTATGTAGCGGACATTGTTCCCATCCATAGAAGAGGGGAGGCAATGGGAATCATTGGTGTTGCTATTAGTATTGGGACTGCATCAGGTAATGCAATTGGGGGCTATATTGGAAGTGCTTTCCCAATAGATTATGTTTTCTACGCTTCTGCTATCACAGCGATTTTAAGTGTGATCATCTTATCGGGTATGAATGAAACTTTAGCAGATAAGGTCCAATTTAATTTTGGCCTGCTTAAATTAAAGCGACACGAGATTATTGAAAAAAGAGTCTTAGTTCCTGCTATTTATATGGCGTTGTCTGTTTTCTCTTTTGGTTTAGTATTAACGATTATGCCTGATTATAGTGCTCATTTAGGTATTAGCAATAAAGGCTTGTTTTTTGCCGTATTTGTATTGGCTTCTTTGGGGGTAAGAATATTTGCAGGTAAAATTTCCGATAAAGTGGGGCGTGTAAAGGTGCTGAAAGTTTCTTCCTTTTTACTAGCAGTAGCTATGGTGTTAATTGCTTTTTCATATTCATTATTAACATTAATTGGAGCTGGAATTATTTTCGGTTTAGCGGTAGGAATGAATTCGCCTACAGTTTTTGCCTGGGCTATTGATTTAGCAGAAGATCATAAAAGAGGAAAAGCTCTAGCAACTCTGTATATATTCTTAGAAATCGGAATCGGAATGGGAGCCTTTATATCGGGTTGGGTATACAGTAATGATGTGGAATTCTTTCCTCGTACTTTTTATACAGGAGCTGGAGTTGCGCTAGCAGGCTTTATTTATTTGAATATTGCTACTCGAATTAAGAAGATGAAGTAA
- a CDS encoding Fpg/Nei family DNA glycosylase, translating into MPELPEVENYKRYFDGTSIDQKIVGFSCADDRLLKQAKDDFISQLVDKKFTSSKRIGKYFFVQTDGKSTLVMHFGMTGKLTYFKDIEDRPKFAHIIFEFENGFHLGFENKRKFGWMDLADSVESYQKEKKLSEDARDLSWDDFYAALKNRKTFIKPVLLDQSVAAGIGNWMADEILYQAKIHPESKLEALKEDHLKTVFESMKKVIETAIEKEAVYTDFPEDFLMHNRNEGGKCYHTGDEIIKTKVGGRATYISPTWQEKIQ; encoded by the coding sequence ATGCCCGAGTTACCAGAAGTAGAAAATTATAAGCGATATTTTGATGGCACTTCTATAGACCAAAAGATAGTGGGTTTTAGTTGTGCTGATGATCGTTTGTTGAAACAAGCTAAGGATGATTTTATCAGCCAATTAGTTGATAAGAAATTCACATCTTCAAAACGAATAGGGAAGTATTTTTTTGTTCAAACTGATGGGAAATCCACCCTAGTCATGCACTTTGGGATGACTGGTAAATTAACTTATTTTAAAGACATAGAAGATAGACCTAAATTTGCTCATATCATTTTTGAATTTGAGAATGGTTTTCATTTGGGCTTTGAAAATAAGCGAAAGTTTGGCTGGATGGATTTAGCTGATTCGGTTGAATCTTATCAAAAGGAAAAAAAGTTAAGTGAAGATGCAAGAGATTTATCTTGGGATGATTTTTATGCAGCTTTAAAGAATAGAAAAACCTTCATAAAACCTGTTTTATTAGATCAAAGCGTAGCCGCAGGTATTGGCAATTGGATGGCTGATGAAATTCTGTATCAAGCTAAGATTCACCCTGAGAGTAAGCTTGAAGCACTAAAAGAAGATCATCTGAAAACGGTTTTTGAATCGATGAAAAAAGTCATCGAAACAGCTATTGAAAAAGAAGCAGTTTATACTGACTTTCCTGAGGATTTCTTAATGCATAATCGGAATGAAGGGGGTAAATGTTATCATACTGGTGATGAAATAATAAAAACTAAAGTGGGAGGACGCGCCACCTACATTAGCCCTACATGGCAGGAAAAGATTCAATAG
- a CDS encoding GIY-YIG nuclease family protein, translating to MTAKGGYVYIVSNYNRTVLYTGVTANLARRSYQHKFGEGSEFTKKYKCTDLIFFQFFESIEEAIIREKQIKKWKRDWKIKLIKEQNPSFKDLYDEVADFK from the coding sequence ATGACCGCTAAAGGTGGCTACGTATATATAGTGAGCAATTACAACAGAACTGTACTCTACACAGGAGTTACAGCAAATTTAGCTAGAAGGAGTTATCAACATAAATTTGGAGAAGGTTCAGAGTTCACAAAGAAATACAAATGCACCGACCTGATATTTTTTCAGTTTTTCGAATCCATAGAAGAAGCTATTATCAGGGAAAAACAAATTAAAAAATGGAAAAGAGATTGGAAAATAAAACTTATTAAAGAACAAAATCCTTCTTTTAAAGATTTGTATGATGAAGTAGCTGATTTTAAATAG
- a CDS encoding response regulator transcription factor, which produces MKKNYRLLLAEDEPSLGLILKESIESRGFQVDHCEDGEKAWLSYQQNDYDLLILDIMMPKLDGFSLAKKVRNSDTYIPIIFLTAKSTTEDVIEGFEKGGNDYVKKPFSMEELIVRVKALLERKSNPIHQEWTPVGKYNFHPGKQLLKFEHEELYLTSKESEVLKELILHQNELTDRSLILEKLWGSADFFNARSMDVYISKLRKKLEKDPDLQILNIRGYGYKLVCG; this is translated from the coding sequence ATGAAGAAAAACTATAGACTTTTATTAGCAGAGGATGAGCCTTCATTAGGTTTAATTTTAAAAGAAAGCATTGAGAGCAGAGGTTTTCAAGTAGATCATTGTGAAGATGGTGAAAAAGCCTGGCTTAGCTATCAGCAAAATGATTATGATTTACTCATTTTAGACATAATGATGCCAAAATTGGATGGTTTCAGTTTGGCAAAAAAGGTCCGTAATTCAGATACCTATATCCCTATCATATTCCTAACAGCAAAATCAACAACAGAAGATGTAATTGAAGGCTTCGAAAAAGGAGGCAATGATTACGTTAAAAAACCTTTCAGCATGGAAGAACTAATAGTGAGAGTTAAGGCACTATTAGAACGTAAAAGTAATCCTATTCATCAAGAATGGACTCCAGTAGGAAAGTATAATTTCCATCCGGGTAAGCAGCTTTTAAAATTTGAACATGAAGAACTTTATTTAACCAGTAAAGAATCGGAAGTTTTAAAAGAGTTAATTCTTCATCAAAATGAATTAACAGATCGCTCGCTTATACTTGAAAAATTATGGGGATCAGCAGACTTTTTCAATGCGAGAAGCATGGATGTATACATCAGCAAGCTGCGTAAAAAACTTGAAAAAGACCCTGATTTACAGATATTGAATATCAGAGGTTACGGATATAAATTGGTGTGCGGGTAA
- a CDS encoding sensor histidine kinase, whose translation MNSRKFKAIGILIITVFTAAILFHGFYFIKNYKEAYYNFTQDVTLAFDTALKNYFDELSKSDVIVITDIQEGNKKKVKTDSSELSHAITRDFFQRFSESPFSEKGSQILEKKVKELDGLNITQIVIEGDFKEEEVFLDKKNDIVMMAGRKAADSVFSLKSISNKLVISVSRDTLDFELLSNYFNDELRENNLDITYGIQHLKKDSVIGSYNEDLVKAMPLLYTADEDLLPPSEKVNLAYENASLAILQEGFINSSFSLAFFLLIIFVLGFLYKTIKNQKDLAEIKNDLINNITHEFKTPLATISTSVEALQNFNPENDPEKTKKYLHIGQQQVNKMNAMVEKLLETATLDSEKLMIKKEAIQVSTFCQELIERYQNHNTDKKIICDFADSRHILEADKFHLENALSNLIDNALKYGGNEIQFTYQFKENHHCFSVMDNGGNLSKSQSKKVFDKFYRIPHGNIHNVKGFGIGLYYSKKVIEKHDGKLELHISKNLTHFEACLP comes from the coding sequence ATGAATTCAAGAAAATTCAAAGCGATCGGAATATTAATAATCACAGTTTTTACTGCTGCTATATTATTTCATGGTTTTTATTTTATCAAAAATTATAAGGAGGCCTATTATAATTTCACTCAGGATGTGACCTTGGCATTTGATACTGCTCTTAAAAATTATTTTGATGAATTATCAAAATCCGATGTGATTGTCATTACTGATATCCAAGAAGGAAATAAAAAGAAAGTTAAAACTGACAGCTCAGAATTAAGTCATGCCATCACTCGAGATTTCTTTCAAAGGTTTAGCGAAAGTCCATTCTCCGAAAAAGGAAGTCAAATACTGGAGAAAAAGGTAAAAGAATTAGATGGATTAAACATTACCCAAATTGTAATTGAAGGGGACTTTAAGGAAGAAGAGGTATTTCTTGATAAAAAGAATGATATCGTGATGATGGCGGGTAGAAAAGCCGCAGATAGCGTTTTCTCATTGAAAAGCATTTCTAATAAACTTGTGATTTCTGTTAGCAGAGATACCCTAGATTTCGAATTACTGAGTAATTACTTTAATGATGAACTAAGAGAAAATAATTTAGATATTACTTATGGTATACAGCATCTGAAAAAAGATTCTGTTATCGGCAGCTATAATGAAGATCTTGTTAAAGCCATGCCACTACTTTACACAGCTGATGAAGACTTATTACCTCCAAGTGAAAAAGTAAATCTTGCATATGAAAATGCTTCATTAGCAATTTTACAAGAGGGATTTATCAATAGTAGCTTCTCCTTAGCCTTCTTTCTATTGATAATTTTTGTTTTAGGCTTTCTGTACAAAACGATTAAAAATCAGAAAGATCTAGCCGAGATTAAGAATGATTTAATCAACAACATAACCCACGAATTCAAAACACCTTTAGCCACCATTTCTACCTCGGTGGAGGCATTACAAAACTTCAATCCTGAGAATGATCCTGAGAAGACTAAAAAGTATCTTCACATTGGTCAGCAGCAAGTCAATAAAATGAATGCTATGGTAGAAAAATTATTAGAAACCGCTACTCTTGATAGCGAAAAGCTAATGATTAAAAAAGAAGCAATTCAAGTTTCAACTTTCTGCCAAGAATTAATCGAGCGATATCAAAATCATAATACTGATAAAAAAATAATATGTGATTTTGCCGACAGTAGGCATATTTTAGAAGCCGATAAGTTTCACTTAGAAAATGCCCTTTCTAACCTTATTGATAATGCATTAAAATATGGAGGAAATGAAATTCAATTTACTTACCAATTTAAAGAAAATCATCATTGTTTCAGTGTGATGGATAATGGTGGTAATCTATCCAAATCACAATCTAAAAAGGTATTCGACAAATTTTATAGAATTCCTCATGGCAATATCCATAATGTAAAAGGTTTTGGTATCGGACTTTATTATAGTAAAAAGGTTATTGAAAAACATGATGGAAAATTAGAGTTACACATCTCCAAAAATCTTACGCATTTTGAAGCTTGCTTACCATGA